The Oscillospiraceae bacterium genome contains a region encoding:
- a CDS encoding phosphoenolpyruvate-protein phosphotransferase: MQVYKGVSASPGLVMGPIYRIHHSGAGLGRIVELPVREQALFDAAVVLAKDELRQLEEAAEGEDRDIILFQRVMLDDPALNREVQEYIAAGAGSAAAMERAAAICARRIESVDDEYIRQRSADVLDACRRVVNILDGRPRTPVQLEMPSILAGERIFPSDIVSVGRGMILGIAAAEGSVQSHAAIIARTMGIPAVAQLGPAFLNEAPLTRGILDADNGRLVVDPDREAVRAAQRRIVSGGILKKRMGVLKSQPCVTLDGTILSLRANCSCPEDIEIAMEAGAEGVGLLRSEFMIADGRIPGEEEQYYFYISCLQAAGGKPVTVRTFDIGSDKTVRGVSEPALNPALGMRGIRMSLARPQMFLDQVCALLRAAAKGPLQVMFPMITCAEDWRLTMELVDRAKAQLRQRGVPFQEDTVFGSMIEVPSAALLAPELAAQGCGFFSIGTNDLTQYTYAADRLDGRFSGYFAGESTAVHRLIDLTIAAAKQAGLPVCACGVSTSDPGRAVRYARQGVRILSMEASSILPVKAKLLEADLAAPETAQG, encoded by the coding sequence ATGCAGGTCTATAAAGGGGTGAGCGCTTCGCCCGGGCTGGTGATGGGGCCGATCTACCGGATCCACCACAGCGGGGCCGGGCTGGGGCGCATCGTGGAGCTGCCGGTGCGGGAGCAGGCCCTGTTCGACGCGGCGGTGGTGCTGGCGAAGGACGAGCTTCGGCAGCTGGAAGAGGCTGCCGAGGGCGAGGACAGGGACATCATCCTGTTTCAGCGCGTGATGCTGGACGACCCTGCGCTGAACAGGGAGGTGCAGGAATACATCGCCGCCGGCGCGGGCAGCGCCGCCGCCATGGAGCGGGCCGCCGCCATCTGCGCCAGGCGCATTGAATCGGTGGACGACGAGTACATACGCCAGCGCTCGGCCGACGTGCTGGACGCCTGCCGCCGGGTGGTGAACATCCTGGACGGAAGGCCCCGCACCCCGGTGCAGCTGGAGATGCCCAGCATCCTTGCGGGGGAGCGCATCTTCCCCAGTGACATTGTGTCGGTGGGGCGGGGTATGATCCTGGGGATCGCGGCGGCGGAGGGCAGCGTGCAGAGCCACGCCGCCATCATTGCCCGGACCATGGGCATCCCCGCGGTGGCCCAGCTGGGCCCGGCCTTTTTGAACGAGGCGCCCCTGACCCGGGGCATCCTAGACGCGGACAACGGCCGCCTGGTGGTGGACCCGGACCGGGAGGCGGTGCGGGCGGCCCAGCGGCGGATCGTGAGCGGCGGCATTTTGAAAAAGCGCATGGGCGTTTTGAAGAGCCAGCCCTGCGTGACGCTGGATGGGACCATCCTTTCGCTGCGGGCCAACTGCTCCTGCCCGGAGGACATTGAGATCGCCATGGAGGCCGGGGCCGAGGGGGTGGGCCTGCTGCGCAGCGAGTTTATGATCGCGGACGGGCGCATCCCCGGCGAGGAAGAGCAGTACTATTTTTACATCAGCTGTTTGCAGGCCGCGGGCGGCAAGCCGGTGACGGTGCGGACCTTTGACATCGGCTCGGACAAAACCGTGCGCGGGGTGAGCGAGCCCGCCCTGAACCCGGCGCTGGGGATGCGGGGCATCCGGATGAGCCTGGCGCGGCCCCAGATGTTTTTGGATCAGGTCTGCGCGCTGCTGCGTGCCGCGGCCAAGGGGCCCCTGCAGGTGATGTTCCCCATGATCACCTGCGCCGAGGACTGGCGGCTGACCATGGAGCTGGTGGACCGGGCCAAGGCCCAGCTGCGCCAGAGGGGCGTGCCCTTTCAGGAGGACACGGTGTTCGGCAGCATGATCGAGGTGCCCAGCGCGGCGCTTTTGGCCCCCGAGCTGGCGGCCCAGGGATGCGGGTTTTTCAGCATCGGCACCAACGACCTGACCCAGTACACCTATGCGGCGGACCGGCTGGACGGGCGGTTTTCGGGATATTTTGCGGGCGAATCCACCGCGGTGCACCGGCTGATCGACCTGACGATCGCCGCGGCAAAGCAGGCGGGGCTGCCCGTGTGCGCCTGCGGGGTTTCGACCTCGGACCCGGGGCGGGCGGTGCGCTATGCCCGGCAGGGGGTGCGCATTTTGTCCATGGAGGCTTCCAGCATCCTGCCGGTGAAGGCCAAGCTGCTGGAGGCGGACCTGGCGGCGCCTGAGACCGCGCAGGGGTAG
- the rpiB_1 gene encoding sugar phosphate isomerase translates to MKIGVIQASSQKEKNRLLYECTKKAVQGKGHEVINFGVQAGDGAEYSYVQAALLICLLLESKAVDFVVTGCSSGQGMMLACNSLPGVLCGYAPTPADAYLFGRINGGNALSVPLGLNFGWAGEINLQYTLNALFEEPFGMGYPPQDAGRKQTDTRLLKSINRAAKRELADALARLDPGFVESCLQWERVRDFILQHGRRSGLAEWLGGCG, encoded by the coding sequence ATGAAAATAGGCGTGATACAGGCCAGCTCGCAAAAGGAGAAAAACCGGCTTTTATATGAGTGCACAAAAAAGGCGGTGCAGGGCAAAGGCCATGAGGTGATCAATTTCGGGGTACAGGCCGGGGACGGCGCGGAGTACAGCTATGTGCAGGCGGCCCTTTTGATCTGCCTGCTGCTGGAGAGCAAAGCGGTGGACTTTGTGGTGACGGGCTGTTCCTCGGGCCAGGGCATGATGCTGGCCTGCAACAGCCTGCCCGGGGTGCTATGCGGGTACGCCCCCACCCCCGCCGACGCGTACCTGTTCGGGCGCATCAACGGGGGAAATGCACTGTCGGTGCCGCTGGGGCTGAACTTTGGGTGGGCCGGGGAAATAAACCTGCAGTACACCCTGAACGCGCTGTTTGAAGAACCCTTTGGCATGGGCTACCCCCCGCAGGACGCTGGCAGGAAGCAGACGGACACCCGGCTGCTGAAAAGCATCAACCGCGCGGCCAAGCGGGAGCTGGCCGATGCGCTGGCCCGCCTGGACCCCGGATTTGTGGAAAGCTGCCTGCAGTGGGAAAGGGTGCGGGACTTTATTTTGCAGCACGGCCGCCGTTCCGGCCTGGCGGAATGGCTGGGCGGCTGCGGCTGA